The DNA segment CCACACCCACCCGGTTCTCAGGACGGTTATCCCcgcgtgtcctttttcctctccccGAATCCCACCTGTTTggaatggagtgggggtggggcggGCATTGGAAAGCAGTGGCCTGAACCGGGTGGGGGAGACATTCCTTCCCTTCTTGGCTCAGAGGGCGCCGGCAGCCTTCAAACGCCCGAATTAGCAGCCGCGAAACACTTGAGGAGCATCTATTATTGATCGCTCCTGCCAGAGCTCCGCCGACGAAAATAACTGCCGGAGATGCACAATGACCTAAAAGCAGGGAAACGGCGGAGGGAACAGGAGGcgtggtgtgtctgtgtgtgtgtgtgtagggggaggaagggaaggctgCAAGGAGGCGAAGTGAGGAGGAAGGAAATGGCCCTCTGCGTGTGTctgttgggcggggggggggagggttggaacGTGTGGATGCACTTAGGTAGGAACAAAATAAGCTCTACAATGGCAGCCAAGCCGGCTCGCTTATGTCCCCCAGGCAATGATTTCAGTGTTGGGACCCAGTGTCTGTCAACTCCGCCTCGCCAAGAAACTCGCAGAGGCGCCCGAGAGAGCTTAGTTGCCGTAGGAGACTGGTGGGCGACCCTGTTTCCCAGAAAGGAGCAGCCACGCTGTCTGCATTTCTTTGTTCCGTGGCAAGCTTTGGTGTTCCAGGCCAACCCGGTAGAGCCCCTGTCTCCGTTGCCCTTCCAGTTCCAGGGTTGGTGCCCAAGGCCCCGTTTCTTCCTTTTTGGGTTTCCActgttggggcgggggggggccgcTAAGAAATATACCCGCAGGTTAAGTGAAAGCAGCGCGGGTCAGTTGAAATCTGGGTCGGGAGAGCAACTGAATGTCTTTGGACttgagaaaaaaacccaaaagtgaGTTGATCTCTCAGATCCGCCTTTGTCCCTTTGCAGAAGGGGTCTTTTGGCAGAGAAGGGAGATACAAGGAGCTAGCCTAGGGAAAGGCGCTTGTTCAGCGGTTTAGGGCTGGTTTTTATCTTTCTACCCCGGCCCTTCTTCCCAAAAAAGGGGCAATTGTCCCAGAGTTAGCTGGGCAAATTCCCAGCTTGTACAGGGAACTGTCATTTGTCTCATTTGGAGGTTGTCGGGATGGGCAGCGGGGCTTCTGCAGCAGCCAGCAGGTGTGTAACAGGGATGGTGGTGCCCTTCCCTCTTTCCCGGGAATAGCCCTCTTAACCAGCCAGAGGGGTTATTGGCGGGTGGGCGCTCGTCTGCTAACCCACTCTCATCCGTCCCCTTCCCAAATTGCCCCTCCgctgcattcccccccccaccaattaAGGCGGCGCTTGTGCGTCTCTTCTTCAGTAGGCTGGAAGATGAAATGTACGACGAAGAGGGCAACACTCTTTCGGACTATGCCTTTGACAGCGAACCCCTCAGTATAGCCGACCCTTCCTCCATGCTGGACGACATGTACACTTTGTATTACCCGCCGGAAAAAAGGTGATTTAATGTTGCATTTATATATTTGGAACGAGGCGCCCGGGAGCAGTCGTCCGGGGCTGGTAGTGGCACTCGCATTCTCAGCCCACCTCTGTGGGTGTGGCGGGCGGATTTCCCTTGCGCTTCCAAGCTTTGTCTtgaaggagggggaaagagagagagcaaaaTCCAACTGGCATCCCTCGGGAAGAGTCCAGAGGCAGCCCGGGCGAACAAGCAAGGGAAGGGGTGGTCAAAACAGTAAGGCAGACGAAATCAGACTTACCGCTTCTCCTCCACCCTGGAAAAGCGAGAATCCGGAGTCGGCAGCCATCAGCTTACTTTGTCCAGCCTTTGAAGTCGACCGGAGGTGGTGGGGGGAAGGCAGCTGGTCTTGACAGCCAGACGCCGCTGCCAAGATAGGCGCGGCCCGATCTCCCTGGGGAATACCAAGGAGAAGTAGGGGCCAGACTGATGCCGGCAGCCTCCCAGGGGTCTTTCCCTGCTCTTCGGTGGCTTGTCGGCTtgctgaagggagggaggggaggagaggagaggatgtcCATGGTGTCTATGGGAATTGGGTAATCAGCAGCCCATGTTACTTATTAATCTGTGCTCTTTCCACTTCTCCGTTTTAGGCATACAGACGGGATACTTAACAAAGCGTATAGAAAAGTGCTGGGCCAGTTATCTGCAAGGAAGTATCTGCATTCTCTGATGGCCAAGCGGGTGGGGTAAGATGTTATCTCTTGTCTGCAGATTCTTGTTTGTTTGTGCTTGTGTTAGAGAGCAAAACAACCAGCTTTTAAAGAAACAAGGCATAATGACAACCCCACCCTCAGGACTGCTGAATGTATTAAACACCATTAAGATATTGTTAGATGCTCAGCAGTGTATCtcgccctctctcttcctcctgaaGATGTGTGCTTTAAGCAAAATGGACTTTCTTTCCACTGGGCATGTGCTTGAATCTCTTGCAATCATATGTCTTTGGtggaagaaatgaaaaatgcTTTTTGCATCAGAGTACTTAATCTATGCACTACACACATTCCTTCATTCATACAAATGaatttttgatttttgattttgagTCACCAGCCTCCTAGCTGGCCTGATAGCTTGATTCATCCTGGATGCTATTGGGCAATGTGCAAGACTTGGGCTATAGGATTGTAATCCAAAACGTATTTTTATGGAAATAAATTTCCCTCATTTGGTCTCAGTGGAATTTTTTTTCTGGACAAATTTGACAGGAGTATTGTTTTGAATGCAAAAATCAGGTCCTTTGTATAACATTGCTTCCTTGGCCAATAATCTCCTTGTCCTTTTTCCCCTCTACAAAGTCTGGATGCAAAATTCAGAACAATATTTAAACCCTGCCCCCCACAGATGCCATAACCTTTTATTGTTACACTTGGGATACCAATTTGAATATCCTTAGTATGCAACCTATTGTGTATTCTGGAGGGATCATTAAAATCAGTTGAACTAAGTTCTCTAATTTGCAACTCTGAAGTGTGCCACTATTATTCCTAAATGCTGTTTAATATGATACATTGGCATCCCCCCCACCAGACTAACCATATGAAAAGTTCAGCTGATAAGAAAACAGCCTGTTACTATACACTTCAGTCCTTTATGGATCCTGCCCCTGCTGCCCCAGCCTGCTCTGTGATGAATCAGTGCTAAAGGTCTCTTGTCTCAGAGGAAGAAAAGATCACATTTCTATTGATCCAGATATAGAGTTATCAAGAATTTTGTGGCATGAAAATTAAATGGGTAGGACAAGAGAAGGACTTGGGAATAGAACCTCCCAGTCTCAGTGGCTTGAAATCAAATCTCCCAGGCCGATATGAGCCCAGCATGCTCATATGTGTCACTGTACCTATCAGCAGAAGGCAACATTTTAATGAAGGAGGAAATGAATTACACAATTTATTCATGAATAATGCAGAACTTGACAAGCTGGTCTCCCGACTGTCCGCTTGCATTGTGATCAGTCTTCAACTTCCGCAGCATGTTTAGAGAAATCCTTTGTCTCCTCCTCAAGGAAGAACCTACCACTGATTCCTTTTGCTTCTACCCCACAATCTATGTGTTGCTTTAGCTGTTCACCAACCAACCACATaaagaagaacaaaaacaacACTCCAATTCCTACACAGCTCAAATTCTTTGGGATATGTTTGAGTGAAGACAAATAATgattgaaaaaaaatccttaggttattaaaaagaattttttaaaaaagggatcgAGGCAGGCAAACCTTTTGGGAGGAGGTTTGGATATTTGGCCTGGAAGAAAGTGAGGAGTGCTGACTCTCAGCATTGCAACCTAAAATGCAAAGTAAGCAGGCTTATCAAAGGTTAAAAGGATCTtgttaataaaagaaataaagctcAAGAAGCTGCTTAAAGAATCCACACAGGTGTGAAAAATGCCTCTCCAGATCCCAGCTATTGGGTTCTTAGTCACTGCCCTTTTCATTGACTGTCAGTGACTGTCAGATGTTTCCATTCtgtacatttttcttctttttccttgccCTCCCTAGAGATTTCACTTCTGCTTCTACTGGTGCTTCTCTGTTGATCCCAATGTTGCACCAACCATggattgcttttctttctttgccttgCAGTGGGACCAGCAGCCTGGAGGACGACTCAGAACCCCTTTCCAAAAGGCACTCGGATGGCATATTCACAGACAGTTACAGCCGCTACCGAAAACAAATGGCTGTCAAGAAATACTTGGCAGCAGTCCTGGGTAAAAGGTATAAACAAAGAGTTAAAAACAAAGGACGGCGAGTAGCTTATTTGTAGCGATGAGCTCCCAACCACTCCTGTGTACACAAGAGTccccctggggaaaaaaaaaatctgagagaggaccaccccacccccaaagtcATTTCCAAACTGACTGATCAATCACCACTCTCCTATGTTATCTAaacatgtatttatgtatgaAGTAAAGCCATTAAATGACTATTTTGAtaataatattgtttttcttttgtacaaaaaataaattaagagtAAGCACTAGAGAAACGCACAGATCTACTTTGTGGACCAACcctttaaataaatagatataaaataataaatattggatAAGGATGCATTAGTGGTAGAGCTTTCCCCAATCAGATTCCCTTCAAACGTACTTGATTACAACTCCTATCATCCCCAGACAGCTACCTTACTGTTTGAAAGGTAGAGGTTTACTGGGATAGTAAACAGACCAGACTAATAGTCCTTTAGTGGTTAGCTTTgcacgcacacacaaaaaaaacacgaGGGCTCTAAGCTTATGTTTTTATATAAAATAGAAGAGATAGAGAGCAAGAGGGAGACAATCATTGCTTTGAATATGATTCCTATTTTTGTAATGGAAAATAAAGGAGAGTATTTTTTAATTATGACAGGGTTGAAAGAATAACTGTTCTCCACTTGCTATTGTACATTCATAAAAAGTATTCTGGTCCTAGGAGTTTAGGATGCTCTTGAGAAGAGAGCATCTCTAGCCCCTGGGAGTCTTTCCCGAAAAGCCCTTGGCCATTACTCCCCTTCCCATCTCGGGTAAGAGAAGGAGTTGCCTTACTTCCTAAGAATcagtcccccacccccaatccatgAAGAGCGAGCTTACTCGGGGCTGCACAATATGCAGTATGAACCAGCCTGCTGCCCTCTAGTCATTTTTTTTTGTGACCTCCTCCTCCCACTCAGCAGATCTTCCTGCTACTTAGAAACTACGGGAGAACTAGCCCATTTCGGTCCGCTTAAAGATTTAGGGCTCAGTACTGTATAGTACTGCAGCTGCTGCCGTTCAGTGAGTAACAGAAAATGTACCTATATGCAGTTTTCAGGGAAAGATACCGTGGGGGAAGCCCTTCCTCCAAACCATAAGAGTAGGTTGGTTTCTAAGTGCGTTTGCACACACGCACctcttcatccttttttttcctaGAAATAACTACAGAAGTTTAGAAAGTTTCCCTTAAAGAACGGGACGAATGTCTCTTCCTCAGCCCTTCTGAGTTTGGATTGACGCAATCCAGGCTCCAGGTCAAATAAATTGCTTTTCTCGCCTCCGCGCAATGAGCGCGATAGAGCGGACAGCAGCACTTCAACTACGGCTGGGAGGGGCAGAAAGAAATGCTCTGCCGCTAGAAAACGAGTTCATCGGGGAGATGGAATCCACACGCGACCCTTCGCCTTGCTGGACTCGTTTTCTAGTAAGGCACGAAATAATCCGAGGAGACACCCCAAAATTCGCACCGTGTTATTTTCGAGCCCTCCCCAGAGATTTAGGGCCACCGCGCGCTACAAAGGATCCCGTGCACCTCTCCAGTGCTGCCCAGGCGCCCTCGCATCTTGCTCTATTGGCCGGCCTTTTCTCTTTGGAATAGCCCCTCCGGGCCTGGCCAGGGGGAGCCACGTTTTCCGCCTTCGGTGTTGCCCGTAGATTTTACGCATCCCTCCCCTCATGGCCTCTCTCGCAATGTTGTGTTTTCCATCCGGGTCATTTCAGTTTGTTTTGGCTTGAAAACAACAACGAACAAATTATATTGTGAACGCCTCAGGCATTTTTGAGTTTTGTTATGACGCGAGCTCTGATTGTAAGACCGTTTCAGGCCCCCTCCCCCTTGTTGTAGCGactatatatctctatatctactACTAAATACTTAACGCACTATTACAGAAaaggttcttttaaaaatatatattttaattcttttggttCCTTGTTGATTTATTGAGTTTGGaggtttaaaatgtatttttctacaTCATGGCTTTAACCGCTTAGTAAAATTTATTTCATACAATCAACTTTTGTCATGCTAGAATGTGTAGTGTCCATTTGCGCTTCAGTTTCTGATATTTATCAATCATCTTTCTGTATGGACGGGGATTTGGAAATGTGATGGGGAGGTGggcgaggggtggggtggggtggaatgaTTTAGAAACTTattttctccccttccctcctctggCGAATGAACAGCTAAATGTATCTCCTCATTCAGTTGGCAGAATTTGGATTTAATCCAATAAAAGTGCTGCAATCAAAAAACTTAAAGCTGCTTTCCCTACCTATATTGGAACCAAGCTAAACTCCTGTTCATTCACCTATCTAGGCTATGATGGGCCTGAGCACAATGCTTCTCACAGATATGAATAAACCGAAGTCATCCAAATAACTAGGAAAATGAGCAGTAAACCAATCATTTGGTTTCCACTGGAATCAAGgacacttgatttttttaaataccaGCACAATTTTTCAGCATAAAGGTTGAGGCACCttcaacaccaacgacaacattTGTTAGTATTTAAGGTGTCACAAGACCTTTTGTGGTTTCAAATGATAGATTTACACGACCTTCTCTCTGGAAAACCATTGTACTTTCTCAGGAGAATTTCTTAGACAtttcaatgagaaaaaaaaaaatcctatttagaCATATTTCTTATCCATCCCTCCTTTAAGCTATTGGAATTAATAATCCACTTTTGTGAGATTGCTTTGGATTGATTGAATTGGGGTTTAGGGTGGTCAGAATGTAAAGAAATAACCTACTGGGTATGAAACACTTGGTGCCCtcattcccccccttttttttgaatGACTGAAAAATGGGTTGAAACCTTGAGAATTTTATTTCCAAAACAGGAGAGGTAAGGGGGAAGCTAGTGGCAAGATATGCTCCATTCCCCACTCTGCACATTTGATAAAGACTGGCTGTATATCCAGCCACTTACAGCTCTTTTCCTCGATATTTATATATTACCGAGCAAGTGACAATGGTTTCAAACAGCTTAATACTTTTAGAGTGCTCCAGTCCAAGAGATCACCTCCTTGTTTACAGAGCCACCTGTTACAGCTTCACCTGTTTTTCCTTCTAGTTATAAAGCATAAACGAGCCACCACAACAAATTCTCTTAAggtgcatgtatttttttttaaaatattccctttCCAAAGATGATCTTGAGCGACCAGTGGACCTTTAGTCTGAACTGACCGCTCCGCTTGATTTTACCCCAATAACCTTTCCATAGGACTCGCCAGCTGCCTGGCTCAGTCGGCGGGGATGTGGGCTGATAGATTGGGAGCTTGGAAAAATAAGGCAGACTTTTAAACCCGGTCTAGGTTTGGCTTCGACTCCCCCCTTCCCTTAGAGCAGGGAATTGCCCTGTGCCCAGCCGGGGTCCGGAGTAGTGAAACCAGGACAGCTTTCCTCGGGGCTCCACAGGAGCCGTTCGCAGCCCGCTGGCCTTCGACCCGAGGACAGAAcagggcgggggtgggggctgaGCGCAACTTCCTTCGGAGGTTCGCCTCCCGTTCAGGCCACGTGCCGTAGGACGCAACTTTCCGTGCCTTCCCTTCGCCTTTTAAAATCGCCACGAGATTACAGATGGCTATTTAGTGGCCCTACAATGCTGCAAGACATCcgcttgcctttctttctttctttctttctttctttctttctttctttctttctttctttctttctttctttcctttcccccctcctcccaccccaTTTTCCCTTTTGGGTTGAATTTCTCGCGAGCCGCTTCTCGGACAAAAACAGCGGGCAGAACTCGTCCTCCCGCGCGcggtccttttttttaaaaaaaatgtatgtttgtgtgtaagtgctgtgtgtttatgtgtgtgtgcgcgcgtgcgtGCGTCACGTGCTTGGTGCGGAGTGGGCGACCTCGCAGGCTCTGCCTTTGACTTGCTTGTGGCGATCAACTTCGCCCCACCGGTCAGAGAGCTAGTTAAGTTGCAGCCAATCCGCCCGGGTATGTTTCTCTATCCGGCCAGTGATCGCCTGTTTGTAGAATAGCTATCGCCAAGAGCCTTAAATCCAGTGGATCCCCTTTGGAAATCCAGTGATCACTGAGGTTAGATGTTAGTCTTTTGGAAATATTTATAtcgatatctatatatctattttttcctctcctttttctgtgTAGCAACTTGAGTGTCAAAAGCACTGCGGcaagaataattaaaaagaatgaTTATAAGCACTCATGGTCTCAGCTGGGACTTTGAGCACTGTTATTTTAAAGTGTGTAAAGTTTGTATTAATAAATTTTTGTAAACAATGCAATTTTGTCTACTGTTTGGGGGAGGCTGTGCAAAAGAGCTATTTAAGTCAGTCTTGCTTTTAAGTTTACACGTCAAGTCCTTCTTTAAAGTTATGGAAAAAGCCTGCTTCTCTTGTCCCTCTTAGTTCCACTGCAACATGTAGCTATcagaaaaatcattaaaaataccTCTCCCCAAACTGTGGTCTCTAATAAAGATGAGAGTATGCCCAGATATTTAATTGCAGCTGTCTTGAAAAACAGACATAAATATTCAGCTGTCTGCCTTTAAAGCAACCTTTTTTAGAATCCacaaccaatttaaatttatctAAATGCATATTAGTATTTATTGATCAATCCATTATTTtttcatgcatttttaaaaatattaatttatatttaaatagtgAAAGAAAAGATGGATGATTGCTTTCACCATTTGCAGGCATCATCTGGCTTGGAATTGTGGAAGCAGCCATTAGATCTGTCTACCAAGTCAGAAAGTTGTTTTGGGCATTAGTTTATCCTAAGCAACTTCACTAAAAGAAAATAACTTTCATGGAGATTTTACTCTGAATAAACCAAATTAGTGATGCCTTCAAGATAGGACTGTGGGTTGAATGCAGGAGCTAAGGCAGTAGAGGTGTTTATCCCATTTCTGAATTAAGTCATACACATCACTGTCCAAacagcagagaagagaagagtgggaATGGCCACCTGGTTAAATGGTTAAATTCAGAATTTAAAATGATCTTACTGCTGCACCGAGGAACACCGAGGCACTTCTACAGGAATTAAGCATGACCTTTTTATGGATTACATGCTAATGAGCTCATACTTATTCTGGAGCAAAACAAATGGAAACCTGTGGGTTGCTTTCAGAGTAAAACTTGCTGTTTTCTTTTGGAGGCATTTCAGAGATATCCCTGAGGGGGTTAGCCAAGACTTCACCTGTATGCACTTCTTTAGCCTCACAATCCTGCTTCACAATAATCACAATTAAGATTGCTGTAATGGTACTTCATAGCTTTAAACAAATCAGCTTTGCTCAATAAAAAGCACTGAACCACAatactttttataataaaaaggaTACACTTGATTCTGTGGCCTCTGATATATCTCGATAACACGTTATAAACAGTTTTAAATTGGacctgattattttattttaagtcacAAAACAATGACTGTACTGTAAAGCCTTTTAGTCTGTCACTGGATCTCCTCAAATTTTCAGTGTGACTCTTCAGTGCCATCAGTATGCAAAAAATTAAAGGGTTTCCTTAGGAAAATGTGGCTGCCTGTTGATTTGACAGCATAAGAATTCATAGCAGAGTATTCTAAAGGGAAATTTCAGTTAAATGTTTCAGGTATAATTGGAAACGTTCCAGTTCCCCATTATGACTATGATTGCTATTCCTCAAGTAGATTAAGAGCTGTATTGAACTAGTCTCTTAAAGTCCctccaatttttttattaaaaagcgaATAGACAACTGTGCCATTCTTCTCCTAAGAAGACTGTGCTGTATGAACTACTCAAGCTACCCAAGAACTGCACACTAAAAAGCTTGGAGTGAAAAATAGGTAACGGAATTGGAACCTTATCCTGTTACCGGCAAATTCATCATTAAACCTATGGATAGACATGGTGGTTTGACATATGATGCTGAATACTTGGAAGAAAATCCAATGAATGTCAAGTTTAGATTAATTGACTTGAAGAATTAAATCCATTCAATCCCATGGGTTACTCAACAGGAGCCAAGGAGGGTTGTTAATGCCAGCACACCAAGGTACACCAGACCATGACCATCAACTCCATGAGAAGGGTACAATTACTTTTACTGAAgttggctataataacagaaccttgcaagtctgactGTGCTGAATACCACCTGCTCCACCTTACAATTCAGTGAATTAGATCTGTGTCTGGGCATTTCTGGATGTTATTTGACTGtgttctggactttaaaaaatgCATCAGTCCTTTTTGCCTAGGCAACAGGTTCTGCATATTTCCATCTAAGTCATCTTTCTTACTCTACAGTTAAGAAGCAGTTAACCCATAAACAATGAATTTCAAGTATGTAAATAATTTTGATTGGAAGGACTGATCTCTAATTGTGGAAAAAATAGGCCATTGGGTATGAGGTATTTTTGAGACAACATTATGGAATTATAGCTGGGAGGATACCTACAATCTGAGATTATTAGCAATTTACATCCTAAGGGAAGTTCTACAATACCTGTAAACTGTACTTTCAGCTGAAAAAGACAAACATATTGGTatcttaagaatattaataaattacCTTTATTTGTCCTCTTCTAAAAATATCCACACAATATTATACGTGTATTGCACTGAGTTGTTTATATACACACAAAAATTATACCAAGGACAAAAGTTTAGTTCACATGTGCTATCATAACTAGTTTTCTAGTTCAGGGAATATTATCAGTTTGCTAGGTTTTTTTGGTAACATTTCATTTTAAGAATGATATGCTTATATTATAAGAAGGCAATACTGGGATAGGGCTTGCTACAATCCAGTACCAAATAAAAAGTCAGCTGCTTTTTTTTGCATAAAACTTGATATAACCTTTGATGGACACATTGGTTTTAGGTCTTCAGTTGCTATGTTCCAATAACATCTGAAGTCAAACATTTCAGCTTTATATATTCTTGTACTGTAAATATCAGGAGGATTACAGTGAAATGACCATtttattttatgtgggagaaagatGAAAGTTTTTCAAAGGAGATAAAAAACTAAGTCAGATAGCACCTTTTCtgattaacaaattttattaaaggaCATAAACTTTCATTCATGAAAATGTGttagctgaaaaaaaaaaatactatcagATTCCTCCTGATTTTTGTTGCTGCTCTACAACATTGTACTTAACAAGTAGTAAACACAAATGAAAttacctttaaaaaataataggaaAACAACATAATAATTAACATTCTGAAATATACTTTTCAGAATGATAATTAACGTTTGTAGTAGAATTGAGAATTAAGActtggaaagaaattataaaaatgTAACACAATTTAGAGTATGGCATCttataagcctttttttttcatttgggaaGGATGAAATCCAGTTGTACAAATAAGCTTCTGCTTGTGCAGTGgaatttctccctttcttccttgaaATCCCCAACCCAGTGCTAAGTCTGCAGTAGAAGATTCCTGAATTTCTAGAGCAGATCATTTCATATAGATCTAGAAGTCCCTGTGACTCTCATACTGTGGATAGAATACTGACGTTGAAAAACCCATCTTGTACAGGGCCATACCACGAAACTTGACATACAGTATATTAACATCAGAAAGTCCTGGAGAATCACCTCAAATACATTGGACATCACTATGTATAATAGTGGATATCACTATATAAATAGGTATAGAGAAGTTTATTCCTTGTTACATTGAGCAGTATGATCTAGTGGTTAAAAATTTTAGGTTAGAGAGATCTAGGTTCAAGTCCATTCTCAGCCATGGAAGTTCACTAATTGTCGTTGGGTCAGTAACTTTCTCTTAGGTCAACATAAATTATGAAAAAATTGAAGGAGGTATCACTATGGCTGCTGCCTTGTGTTCAAAAGAGAAAAGGTGaggtataaatttaa comes from the Ahaetulla prasina isolate Xishuangbanna chromosome 3, ASM2864084v1, whole genome shotgun sequence genome and includes:
- the ADCYAP1 gene encoding pituitary adenylate cyclase-activating polypeptide isoform X1 gives rise to the protein MCSKAFLALLLYGLIMHCSVYCSPAAAAAGLQYPALSRLEDEMYDEEGNTLSDYAFDSEPLSIADPSSMLDDMYTLYYPPEKRHTDGILNKAYRKVLGQLSARKYLHSLMAKRVGGTSSLEDDSEPLSKRHSDGIFTDSYSRYRKQMAVKKYLAAVLGKRYKQRVKNKGRRVAYL
- the ADCYAP1 gene encoding pituitary adenylate cyclase-activating polypeptide isoform X2; translated protein: MCSKAFLALLLYGLIMHCSVYCSPAAAAAGLQYPALRLEDEMYDEEGNTLSDYAFDSEPLSIADPSSMLDDMYTLYYPPEKRHTDGILNKAYRKVLGQLSARKYLHSLMAKRVGGTSSLEDDSEPLSKRHSDGIFTDSYSRYRKQMAVKKYLAAVLGKRYKQRVKNKGRRVAYL